One Citricoccus sp. K5 DNA window includes the following coding sequences:
- a CDS encoding AI-2E family transporter has product MQDHDSPHAASGAVPEAASGSPSGAASGTPAAADAAAAAPRSGLLRRWWAARRLPGARPRPRFELRPAATSPSAAETEASTGPAVRAADAADPSHRIRLVHWAHPVQTGFLFTFGVGLAFLLYGIISANTQLLVWIGAALFISLGLDPVVRRIESWGAPRGVGVAAAVLLLAAILTLFFSLLIPTVVEQTTAFVNDLPAMVSDFLESQFFHDLDSQFGIRDIAVTELEKFIGDSSNVTAVFGGLFGVGTAIVNTGFSVLIVLVLTLYFLATLPAMKFWAYRLAPSTRRPRVEYLGEEITSSVGHYVIGQSVVAGLNGLVAFIAISIAGIPFGALLAFFAGLMAFIPLVGAMTGGIILTLVALTGGWQQALIFAAIYFIYLQVEAYFVSPRVMSKAVAVPGSVAVIAVIAGAALLGVLGALMAIPLAAAVMLVVKEVLIPRQDRI; this is encoded by the coding sequence GTGCAGGACCATGACTCCCCCCATGCGGCTTCCGGTGCCGTCCCAGAAGCCGCCTCCGGCAGCCCGTCCGGGGCCGCCTCCGGTACCCCCGCAGCCGCCGACGCCGCAGCCGCCGCGCCGCGCTCCGGCCTCCTCCGCAGGTGGTGGGCCGCGCGCCGGCTGCCCGGTGCACGGCCCCGGCCCCGATTCGAGCTCCGGCCGGCGGCCACGTCACCTTCCGCAGCAGAGACCGAGGCGAGCACCGGACCCGCAGTCCGTGCCGCCGACGCCGCCGACCCGTCCCACCGAATCCGGCTGGTCCACTGGGCCCATCCGGTCCAGACCGGCTTCCTGTTCACGTTCGGCGTGGGCCTGGCCTTCCTGCTGTACGGGATCATCTCCGCCAACACCCAGTTGCTCGTGTGGATCGGCGCGGCCCTGTTCATCTCCCTCGGCTTGGACCCGGTGGTCCGGCGCATCGAATCGTGGGGTGCTCCCCGGGGGGTGGGCGTGGCGGCGGCCGTCCTGCTGCTGGCGGCGATCCTGACACTCTTCTTCTCCCTGCTCATCCCCACGGTGGTCGAGCAGACCACGGCCTTCGTCAATGACCTGCCGGCCATGGTCTCTGACTTCCTGGAATCACAGTTCTTCCATGACCTGGACAGCCAGTTCGGCATCCGGGACATCGCCGTGACGGAGCTGGAGAAGTTCATCGGCGACTCGTCCAACGTGACGGCCGTCTTCGGTGGGCTCTTCGGGGTGGGCACCGCCATCGTCAACACCGGGTTCTCCGTGCTGATCGTGCTGGTCCTGACCCTGTACTTCCTCGCGACCCTGCCGGCCATGAAGTTCTGGGCCTACCGGCTGGCCCCCAGCACCCGGCGCCCCAGGGTGGAGTACCTCGGCGAGGAGATCACCTCCTCCGTGGGCCACTACGTCATCGGCCAGTCGGTCGTGGCGGGCCTCAACGGGCTGGTCGCGTTCATCGCCATCTCCATCGCGGGGATCCCCTTCGGGGCGCTCCTGGCCTTCTTCGCCGGACTGATGGCCTTCATCCCCCTCGTGGGCGCCATGACCGGCGGCATCATCCTGACCCTCGTGGCCCTGACCGGCGGATGGCAGCAGGCCCTGATCTTCGCCGCCATCTACTTCATCTACCTCCAGGTGGAGGCCTACTTCGTCTCCCCGCGGGTGATGAGCAAGGCCGTGGCCGTACCGGGTTCGGTCGCCGTGATCGCCGTGATCGCCGGGGCCGCCCTCCTCGGGGTGCTGGGCGCCCTGATGGCCATCCCGCTCGCGGCGGCCGTCATGCTGGTGGTCAAGGAAGTGCTGATCCCCCGGCAGGACCGGATCTAG
- a CDS encoding co-chaperone YbbN produces MSQQPPAMPTHLRGALDLSALKRPAGQPGPQGQTGQAGQPRQPGPAGQPSAQGGPAGSWVLDNASQGDLQQLVQLSSRVPVLVHLAAPSNPASQQIDDLVAPAVDARGGQLILARVDAEADPQVLQVFGLAAGPAVVAVLAGQPIPVLNQAVPADQLEQLLDELLAAAAQNGVSGTVPPLAPAREYGQGAGGSVGNDAPAAPALPPLHQEAQDALEAGQYEAAKDAYRRALAENPADAEAKVGLSRAGLFARTAAMDSNAVRERGATEPDEVQAQIDVADLDVLGGHVEDAFNRLVRFIAGHPGQERNTAREHLVDLYTVVGDQDPRTSASRKALAMALF; encoded by the coding sequence ATGTCCCAGCAGCCCCCAGCCATGCCGACCCACCTGCGCGGGGCCCTCGACCTGTCCGCTCTCAAGCGGCCGGCGGGCCAGCCCGGACCGCAAGGCCAGACCGGACAAGCGGGACAGCCGCGGCAACCCGGACCAGCCGGCCAGCCGTCGGCCCAGGGCGGGCCGGCGGGGAGCTGGGTCCTGGACAACGCCAGCCAGGGTGACCTGCAGCAGCTGGTCCAGCTCTCCTCCCGGGTGCCGGTCCTCGTCCACCTGGCAGCACCCTCGAATCCCGCGAGCCAGCAGATCGATGATCTCGTGGCCCCCGCCGTGGACGCTCGGGGTGGTCAACTGATCCTGGCCAGAGTGGATGCCGAGGCCGATCCGCAGGTCCTCCAGGTCTTCGGGCTGGCCGCCGGGCCGGCCGTCGTCGCGGTCCTGGCCGGTCAGCCGATCCCGGTCCTCAACCAGGCGGTTCCCGCCGACCAGCTCGAGCAGCTCCTGGACGAGCTGCTCGCCGCCGCCGCCCAGAACGGCGTCTCCGGCACGGTGCCTCCGCTGGCCCCGGCGCGCGAGTACGGCCAGGGCGCCGGCGGGTCCGTGGGGAACGACGCTCCGGCCGCTCCGGCTCTGCCACCGCTGCACCAGGAGGCCCAGGACGCGCTCGAGGCCGGCCAGTACGAGGCGGCTAAGGACGCCTACCGCAGGGCCTTGGCCGAGAATCCCGCCGATGCCGAGGCCAAGGTGGGACTCTCCCGCGCCGGGCTGTTCGCCCGGACCGCGGCCATGGACTCGAATGCCGTGCGGGAACGCGGCGCCACCGAGCCGGACGAGGTCCAGGCCCAGATCGACGTGGCCGATCTCGATGTGCTCGGCGGCCACGTGGAGGACGCCTTCAACCGATTGGTCCGTTTCATCGCCGGCCACCCGGGGCAGGAGCGGAACACCGCCCGCGAGCACCTCGTGGACCTCTACACCGTGGTGGGTGACCAGGACCCGCGCACGTCCGCGTCCCGCAAGGCGCTGGCCATGGCATTGTTCTAA
- a CDS encoding ABC transporter ATP-binding protein, whose amino-acid sequence MSNPESSLSTPFPPEPSGAVPDPDTALAIRGLAKRFGEKIAVNGISLDVPAGSFYGLVGPNGAGKTTAMSMATGLLRPDHGQVWIHGTDVWSEPLTAKRRMGVLADGVRLFDRLTGEQLVTYSGLLRGLDRDTVAKRTADLLRVMDLTGDAGKLVVDYSAGMTKKVALASAMIHAPKVLVLDEPFEAVDPVSAANIRDILAQFVESGGTVIVSSHVMDLVQRMCDHVAIIAQGNLLAAGTVDEVRDGQSLEDRFVDLVGGRSTGEGLSWLRT is encoded by the coding sequence ATGAGCAATCCTGAGAGCTCCCTGTCAACGCCGTTCCCGCCAGAGCCGTCCGGTGCCGTGCCGGATCCGGACACGGCCCTGGCCATCCGTGGCCTGGCCAAGCGCTTCGGGGAGAAGATCGCCGTCAACGGCATCTCCCTGGACGTGCCCGCCGGTTCGTTCTACGGACTGGTCGGACCGAACGGTGCCGGCAAGACCACCGCCATGTCCATGGCCACGGGACTGCTGCGCCCGGACCACGGACAGGTCTGGATCCACGGCACTGATGTCTGGTCCGAGCCGCTGACCGCCAAGCGGCGCATGGGCGTGCTCGCTGACGGCGTGCGCCTCTTCGACCGGCTCACCGGGGAACAGCTCGTCACCTACTCAGGTCTCCTGCGCGGGCTGGACCGGGACACGGTGGCCAAGCGCACCGCCGATCTCCTGCGGGTCATGGACCTCACTGGGGACGCCGGAAAGCTCGTGGTGGACTACTCGGCCGGCATGACCAAGAAGGTCGCGCTGGCCTCGGCCATGATCCATGCTCCCAAGGTCCTCGTCCTGGACGAGCCCTTCGAGGCCGTGGACCCGGTCTCCGCCGCCAACATCCGGGACATCCTGGCGCAGTTCGTGGAGTCGGGCGGAACGGTGATCGTCTCCAGCCACGTCATGGACCTCGTCCAGCGAATGTGTGACCACGTGGCCATCATCGCCCAGGGCAACCTGCTGGCGGCCGGGACCGTGGACGAGGTCCGCGATGGACAGAGCCTCGAGGACCGCTTCGTGGATCTCGTGGGCGGCCGTTCGACCGGAGAGGGACTGTCATGGTTGCGCACCTGA
- a CDS encoding DUF3039 domain-containing protein, translating into MSLPADPDPHQPGAPGAPGGPSSGGAAVLDRQEQLQDAEPGDHERFSHYVRKEKIMESAVTGEPVVALCGKVWTPGRDPERFPVCPECKEIYDGLKSPKDGNSGGDSGKGGSGGGRRGWFGGRG; encoded by the coding sequence ATGAGTTTGCCTGCCGATCCTGACCCCCATCAGCCTGGCGCCCCGGGGGCTCCCGGCGGCCCCAGCAGCGGCGGAGCCGCGGTCCTCGACCGCCAGGAGCAGCTGCAGGACGCCGAGCCGGGCGACCACGAGCGCTTCTCGCACTATGTCCGCAAAGAGAAGATCATGGAGTCCGCCGTCACCGGCGAACCCGTGGTGGCCCTCTGCGGCAAGGTGTGGACCCCGGGCCGGGACCCGGAACGGTTCCCGGTCTGCCCGGAGTGCAAGGAGATCTACGACGGCCTGAAGTCCCCCAAGGACGGCAACTCCGGCGGGGACTCCGGCAAGGGCGGATCCGGCGGGGGACGGCGCGGCTGGTTCGGCGGTCGCGGCTGA
- a CDS encoding DEAD/DEAH box helicase has protein sequence MSDPVTDAVPGALFHIGDDLPPALPERAAWGTAQKLRQWQQEALELYFSKQPRDFMAVATPGAGKTTFALRVAKMLLEAGTVSRIAVVAPTEHLKRQWADSAARIGVAIDPNFKNSDGRHGDEYIGVALTYAQVASKPVLHRNRTENARTLVILDEIHHGGDALSWGDGIREAFEPATRRLSLTGTPFRSDTATIPFVEYVEYDDGIRRSKSDYTYGYGPALRDHVVRPVIFMAYSGQMRWKTSTGDIMEAQLGEAATKDITAQAWRTALNPEGEWVPSVLAAADRRLTEVRRNVPDAGALVIATDHEDARAYAAQLTRITGEEVTVVLSDDKGASDKIEEFSAGTQRWMVAVRMVSEGVDVPRLCVGVYATSTSTPLFFAQAVGRFVRSRKRGETASVFLPSVPQLMLLANEMEAERDHALDRPESAAGVDGLEDLSLSPEEDLLAAANRLERASDSLTKSEFKALESQASFDKVLFDGSEFGTGGAIGSEDELDFLGIPGLLDAEQVGELLRQRQADQLKRRPKTGGNAAADQVHHGAGPGAEQVVDHRRLKQMRSELSKNVSAWSARSGTPHGMIHNRLREISGGPAVPQATAEQLETRLKTLQGWFVGRK, from the coding sequence GTGTCTGATCCTGTGACTGATGCCGTACCCGGCGCCCTGTTCCACATCGGCGATGACCTGCCACCGGCACTGCCGGAGCGGGCTGCCTGGGGTACCGCCCAGAAGCTGCGCCAATGGCAGCAGGAGGCCCTGGAGCTGTACTTCTCCAAGCAGCCGCGGGACTTCATGGCGGTCGCCACCCCCGGCGCCGGCAAGACCACGTTCGCCCTGCGCGTGGCCAAGATGCTGCTGGAGGCCGGGACCGTCTCCCGCATCGCCGTCGTCGCGCCGACGGAGCACCTCAAGCGCCAGTGGGCGGATTCGGCGGCCCGCATCGGCGTCGCGATCGATCCCAACTTCAAGAACTCGGACGGACGGCACGGGGACGAGTACATCGGCGTCGCGCTGACATACGCCCAGGTCGCGTCGAAGCCCGTCCTGCACCGCAACCGCACCGAGAACGCACGAACCCTGGTGATCCTGGACGAGATCCACCATGGCGGCGACGCCCTGAGCTGGGGTGACGGTATCCGCGAGGCGTTCGAGCCGGCCACCCGGCGTCTGTCCCTGACCGGTACCCCGTTCCGCTCCGACACGGCGACCATCCCGTTTGTCGAGTACGTGGAGTACGACGACGGCATCCGCCGCTCGAAGTCCGACTACACCTACGGCTATGGCCCGGCCCTGCGCGACCACGTGGTGCGTCCCGTGATCTTCATGGCGTACTCGGGCCAGATGCGCTGGAAGACCAGCACGGGTGACATCATGGAGGCCCAGCTCGGCGAGGCCGCCACCAAGGACATCACGGCCCAGGCCTGGCGGACGGCGCTCAACCCGGAGGGGGAGTGGGTCCCCTCGGTCCTGGCGGCCGCGGATCGTCGCCTCACCGAGGTGCGGCGCAATGTGCCCGACGCCGGCGCGCTCGTCATCGCGACCGACCACGAGGATGCTCGCGCGTACGCCGCGCAGCTGACGCGGATCACCGGCGAGGAGGTGACCGTGGTGCTCTCGGACGACAAGGGCGCCTCGGACAAGATCGAGGAGTTCTCGGCCGGGACCCAGCGGTGGATGGTCGCCGTGCGCATGGTGTCCGAGGGCGTCGACGTGCCGCGGCTCTGTGTGGGCGTGTACGCCACGTCCACGTCCACCCCGCTGTTCTTCGCCCAGGCCGTCGGCCGCTTCGTGCGTTCCCGCAAGCGCGGGGAGACCGCCAGTGTCTTCCTGCCGTCCGTGCCGCAGCTGATGCTGCTGGCCAATGAGATGGAAGCCGAGCGAGACCACGCCCTGGACCGGCCCGAGTCTGCGGCCGGGGTGGATGGGCTTGAGGACCTGTCCCTGTCTCCGGAAGAGGACCTGCTGGCCGCGGCCAACCGTCTGGAGCGGGCCTCGGACTCCCTGACGAAGTCCGAGTTCAAGGCCCTGGAATCCCAGGCGTCCTTCGACAAGGTCCTGTTCGACGGCTCCGAGTTCGGCACCGGAGGTGCAATCGGTTCCGAGGACGAGCTGGACTTCCTCGGCATCCCGGGTCTCCTGGACGCCGAGCAGGTGGGTGAGCTGTTGCGCCAGCGCCAGGCCGATCAACTCAAGCGCCGGCCCAAGACCGGTGGGAACGCGGCGGCGGACCAGGTGCACCACGGTGCGGGCCCGGGGGCCGAGCAGGTGGTGGACCACCGCCGCCTCAAGCAGATGAGGTCGGAGCTGTCCAAGAACGTCTCGGCCTGGTCGGCACGGTCCGGGACCCCGCACGGGATGATCCACAACCGCCTCCGCGAGATCAGCGGCGGGCCGGCCGTTCCCCAGGCGACGGCCGAGCAGCTGGAGACCCGGCTGAAGACCCTCCAGGGCTGGTTCGTCGGCCGGAAGTGA